A region of the Sebaldella sp. S0638 genome:
GATCATAAGGATTATCATTGTATTTAGCTAATGCTCTCATTGCTTCTGATTTTGAAGTATGGTAGCTTAAATATTTTCTTATCTGTCTCCCTTCTTCATCCCATCCGGTAGTAATCTGTACAGCATAGGGTTTTCTTCTTTTTCCTGAAAGTTTATGGACACTTCCGTATCCGTTAGGATTTCTCATAAAAAATCACATCCTTTTATTTTTAGTAAAAGTGTGATATAATTCCATTATATTGGTTAGGAATCACATCACTTTTTTAAAGTCTCTTTCTTGGTCGGGAGAGACTTTTTTAGTGTTACATTTGAAATGTGTCGGTATTGACAATTTCTAGTATTTGTGGTAATATAAACATGAAAACAAATTGTCGAAATTTAAATTGTGGAAAAAAGCTGGATATATTATCTGGCTTTTTTATTTTAAATTTGCTATAATCTTCTATCGGCTTCCACAAAGCCGAAATTTTGACAATTTGGAGGACTCTAATGTTACGAATAGGAATAATAATCGCATTTGTGATTATATGCCGTATTCTCTACTGATGAGAGTTCCTCAGCCCCGTTATTGGGGCTTTTTTAATAAAGTTTATATTTTTCTAAATTTCTAAGTAGCATTTTGTCGGTTTCTGTCAGTTCTGATTCATCGATATCTCGGCTAAACATAAGTGTTGCAGCAAAAACATTAGCTTCTCTTTCTATTCGGTTGTTTTCAAATAGGAACTTTTCTTTCATGAATACGCTTTCTTTAAAAGGTTGGAAAGAATGCCCTACTTCATGACTGCACACCCCATCTTGAGATATTTTGGGTAAATTATTGTTTATAAATATTGTTCTTACTCCATTGATATTAGAGTATAAACCGAGCCAAGCTTTATAATCTAAATACACTATCTGTATATTAAGATACTTGGCTAGTTTAAAAGGATCATTTGTACCATAAGTGGCGATTAAATTATTTGCAATTCTGCTAAAATTTTCTTCGGACATTCAGGAAACTCCTCCAATTAATTATTTT
Encoded here:
- a CDS encoding ImmA/IrrE family metallo-endopeptidase; translated protein: MSEENFSRIANNLIATYGTNDPFKLAKYLNIQIVYLDYKAWLGLYSNINGVRTIFINNNLPKISQDGVCSHEVGHSFQPFKESVFMKEKFLFENNRIEREANVFAATLMFSRDIDESELTETDKMLLRNLEKYKLY